A section of the Ruficoccus amylovorans genome encodes:
- the scpB gene encoding methylmalonyl-CoA decarboxylase encodes MALVTTAIQGKTGIITFSNPEARNCLSGEMVEALVGAFDELEKQAVYAVILRAEPGVKVWSAGHNIKELPEGRRDPLNYYDSLGVLLRRVQDFPYPVIAMVEGTVWGGACDLCISCDMIVCAENATFAITPAKLGLPYNASGVVHFINVLGPKIAKEMFFTAKPISARQAHNVSMVNHVVPAPELEGFTLALADSITANAPLAIRVIKHQFRLLLKGTPLPAETFEEIQGLRRRVYDSDDYKEGVLSFKEKRPPVFTGR; translated from the coding sequence ATGGCACTCGTTACGACAGCAATTCAGGGTAAAACCGGCATCATCACTTTCAGCAATCCGGAGGCACGCAACTGCCTCAGCGGTGAAATGGTGGAGGCGCTCGTGGGTGCGTTTGACGAACTGGAGAAACAGGCGGTCTATGCCGTTATCCTGCGGGCTGAACCGGGCGTAAAGGTCTGGAGCGCCGGACACAACATCAAGGAGCTGCCCGAAGGCCGCCGCGACCCGCTCAACTACTACGACAGCCTCGGCGTGCTCCTGCGCCGCGTGCAGGACTTCCCTTACCCGGTTATCGCCATGGTGGAGGGCACGGTCTGGGGCGGGGCCTGCGACCTGTGTATTTCCTGCGACATGATCGTGTGCGCGGAAAACGCGACCTTTGCCATCACCCCGGCCAAGCTCGGGCTGCCCTACAATGCCTCCGGTGTGGTTCATTTCATCAATGTGCTCGGCCCCAAAATCGCCAAGGAGATGTTCTTCACCGCCAAGCCGATCTCGGCCCGGCAGGCGCACAACGTGAGCATGGTCAATCATGTGGTGCCCGCGCCCGAGCTGGAGGGCTTCACGCTGGCACTGGCCGACAGCATCACCGCCAACGCCCCGCTGGCCATCCGCGTGATCAAGCATCAGTTCCGGCTCCTGCTCAAGGGCACGCCTCTGCCCGCCGAAACCTTTGAGGAGATTCAGGGACTGCGCCGCCGCGTGTACGACAGCGACGACTACAAGGAGGGCGTCCTGTCCTTCAAGGAAAAGCGCCCGCCCGTTTTCACCGGTCGCTGA
- a CDS encoding helix-hairpin-helix domain-containing protein → MPTPQTKKKLNEAVRRLPHTPGVYLMKDRVGTVLYVGKAKDLKKRVSTYFQPSRKRQIAQPKVTAMIDLVHEVETIDVRTETEALLLEGRLIKEYKPKYNTDFTDNKQFLLVRVDIGAELPRFRLARNRKDDGARYFGPFVHAALLRKTLAQMRIKYGILLGDAHPVRLPDGRWLRYDDARSEIYHATEPVTPEQYRVFVDEACAFLEGKSREWLARLREKMAAAAEAREYEKAAELRDQVKAMEATLEPARRFTRTTLPLPNAPQEAMVSLQKSLALPTLPRHMECFDISHISGSFVVASMAYFAEGRPDRAQNRRYQIKSFVGNDDFRAMEEVVGRRYLRLKNEGRPMPDLVVIDGGQGQVHAAMKAFLFHGLEMPPLIGLAKKEETVIFSDGRDPLNLPHHDTGLRLLQRLRDEAHRLANGYNAQLRSRRIRETVLDEFEGLGPVRRKALLEHFGSLERLRKAGVDDLQQVEGIGPKLAVALHAFLRREPSPAPTQKGNLSAPLRLR, encoded by the coding sequence ATGCCAACCCCGCAAACAAAGAAAAAATTGAACGAGGCCGTCCGGCGGCTGCCGCACACGCCCGGCGTGTACCTGATGAAAGACCGGGTCGGCACGGTCCTATACGTGGGCAAGGCCAAGGACCTGAAAAAGCGGGTCAGCACGTACTTCCAGCCCTCGCGCAAGCGCCAGATCGCCCAGCCCAAAGTCACCGCCATGATTGATCTGGTGCACGAGGTCGAGACTATCGACGTGCGGACCGAAACGGAGGCGCTCCTGCTCGAAGGCCGTCTGATCAAGGAGTACAAGCCCAAGTACAACACCGACTTCACCGACAACAAGCAGTTCCTGCTCGTGCGGGTGGACATAGGGGCGGAGTTGCCGCGCTTCCGACTGGCCCGCAACCGCAAGGACGACGGTGCCCGCTACTTCGGGCCCTTTGTCCACGCCGCGCTTTTACGCAAGACACTGGCTCAGATGCGGATAAAGTACGGCATCCTCCTCGGGGACGCCCATCCAGTGCGCCTGCCCGATGGTCGCTGGCTGCGCTATGACGATGCCCGCTCGGAGATCTACCACGCCACCGAGCCGGTCACGCCGGAGCAGTACCGGGTCTTTGTGGACGAGGCTTGCGCCTTTTTAGAGGGCAAATCCCGCGAATGGCTGGCCCGTCTGCGCGAAAAAATGGCCGCCGCCGCCGAAGCCCGCGAATACGAAAAAGCCGCGGAACTGCGCGACCAGGTCAAGGCGATGGAGGCGACGCTGGAACCGGCCCGGCGCTTTACCCGGACGACGCTGCCACTGCCGAACGCGCCGCAGGAGGCGATGGTCTCACTGCAAAAGTCGCTCGCCCTGCCCACGCTCCCGCGCCACATGGAGTGCTTTGACATCTCGCACATTTCCGGCTCCTTCGTGGTCGCCTCGATGGCGTACTTCGCCGAAGGCCGTCCCGACCGCGCCCAGAACCGCCGTTACCAGATCAAGAGTTTCGTCGGCAACGACGATTTCCGCGCCATGGAGGAAGTCGTCGGCCGCCGCTACTTGCGCCTGAAAAACGAGGGCCGTCCGATGCCTGATCTCGTGGTGATCGACGGAGGGCAGGGGCAGGTTCATGCCGCGATGAAGGCTTTCCTCTTTCACGGGTTGGAGATGCCGCCGCTCATCGGCCTGGCGAAAAAGGAGGAGACAGTCATCTTTTCCGACGGGCGGGACCCGCTCAACCTGCCTCATCACGACACGGGCCTGCGGCTGCTCCAGCGGCTGCGTGACGAGGCCCACCGCCTGGCCAACGGCTACAACGCCCAACTGCGCTCCCGGCGCATCCGCGAGACCGTGCTGGACGAGTTCGAGGGGCTTGGCCCGGTCCGCCGCAAGGCCCTGCTGGAGCACTTCGGTTCGCTGGAGCGCCTGCGTAAGGCCGGGGTGGACGACCTGCAACAAGTCGAGGGCATCGGCCCGAAACTGGCCGTCGCACTGCACGCTTTTCTGCGCCGTGAGCCGTCCCCCGCGCCCACGCAAAAGGGGAACCTTTCGGCTCCCCTTCGTTTGCGGTAG
- a CDS encoding cupin domain-containing protein, translating to MNRVYKGDKGEPIHWMRGEEIYELIGRKSSGSTLHSLMRVTIKPGSHSRPHYHPMAEESYYLLEGRARIELDGEVMLLEPGDAALIRPGQHHQIWTVGDEPLVFLIVAAPAWDITDTVFLDE from the coding sequence ATGAATCGAGTATACAAAGGCGATAAAGGCGAGCCAATCCACTGGATGAGGGGGGAGGAGATTTACGAACTGATTGGCCGAAAGTCCTCCGGTAGCACGCTTCACAGCCTGATGCGCGTGACGATTAAGCCCGGCAGTCATTCGCGTCCGCATTATCATCCGATGGCCGAAGAAAGTTACTATCTGCTGGAGGGACGAGCGCGGATCGAACTGGATGGGGAAGTCATGCTGCTGGAGCCGGGCGATGCCGCCCTTATCCGTCCCGGTCAACATCACCAAATCTGGACCGTGGGCGACGAACCCTTGGTATTCTTGATAGTGGCCGCCCCGGCTTGGGATATCACCGATACCGTTTTTCTCGATGAGTAG
- the dnaN gene encoding DNA polymerase III subunit beta yields MKFKIHRDHFVNGLQQVLNVVGTRATMPILSNVLIQAEGDTLSLTTTNLDLGIRCKIKAEIEQPGGITLPVRKLATIVRALPDTGVELDASSGNQAKITCSSGGSEFRIMGIAQEEFPPLPSFADQHVYNMQQGEILGMLKSVSYAMSSDENRYILNGVYFVFGDQKLTLVATDGRRLALTGKELEVTEDNAGSFILPAKTVTELERLLGQGQELKITFTDRQVAFEIRMAADSADSSGLVDSIYLVSKIVEGNYPNYRQVIPKETESRIKIERELMAECVQRAALVTSDKNNSVKLKLGNNLLEISGSSPEVGESRERMAIAYEGKEVQVAFNPHFLLDPLKALNADEIYFEFKDELSPGVFKTLEDFLCVIMPLRLS; encoded by the coding sequence ATGAAGTTTAAGATTCACCGGGACCACTTCGTGAACGGACTCCAACAGGTGCTCAACGTTGTTGGCACCCGTGCTACGATGCCGATTCTGAGCAATGTGCTCATCCAGGCCGAGGGCGATACGCTCTCGCTGACCACGACGAACCTTGACCTTGGCATCCGCTGTAAGATCAAGGCCGAGATCGAGCAGCCCGGTGGGATCACTCTGCCGGTGCGCAAGCTCGCCACCATCGTCCGTGCCCTGCCCGACACCGGCGTCGAGCTCGACGCTTCCTCCGGCAATCAGGCCAAGATCACCTGCTCCTCCGGCGGTTCGGAATTCCGCATCATGGGCATCGCCCAAGAGGAGTTCCCGCCTCTGCCCTCTTTCGCCGACCAACACGTTTACAACATGCAGCAGGGCGAGATCCTCGGCATGCTCAAGAGCGTTTCCTACGCCATGAGCTCCGACGAAAACCGCTACATCCTCAACGGCGTGTACTTCGTTTTCGGTGACCAGAAGCTGACCCTCGTGGCCACCGATGGCCGCCGCCTGGCCCTCACCGGCAAGGAACTCGAAGTGACCGAGGACAACGCGGGCAGCTTCATCCTCCCGGCCAAGACTGTGACTGAGCTGGAGCGCCTGCTCGGCCAGGGTCAGGAGCTGAAAATCACCTTTACCGACCGCCAGGTTGCCTTCGAAATCCGCATGGCCGCCGATTCGGCGGACTCGTCCGGGCTGGTGGATTCGATTTACCTCGTTTCCAAGATCGTCGAGGGCAATTACCCGAACTACCGCCAGGTCATCCCGAAGGAGACCGAAAGCCGGATCAAGATCGAGCGTGAGCTGATGGCCGAGTGCGTGCAACGCGCTGCCCTCGTCACCAGCGACAAGAACAACTCGGTCAAGCTGAAGCTGGGCAACAATCTGCTCGAAATCAGCGGTTCGTCCCCCGAAGTCGGTGAGTCGCGCGAGCGCATGGCCATCGCCTACGAAGGCAAAGAAGTCCAGGTCGCCTTTAACCCGCATTTCCTGCTCGACCCGCTCAAGGCCCTCAATGCCGACGAGATCTACTTCGAGTTCAAGGACGAGCTGAGCCCCGGCGTTTTCAAGACGTTGGAGGACTTCCTGTGCGTGATCATGCCGCTGCGCCTGAGCTAG
- a CDS encoding competence/damage-inducible protein A, which yields MPSNPRVELLNLGDELLLGIRENSHLAHIGRELARHGLHLQRNVCFNDAPEDIRRFFKESWEQSDIVITTGGLGPTSDDNTREAVAEVLGRKLIYSDEIEQAIRARFERLGRTVTPNNLKQCYLPEGAEILPNPNGTAPGIWLKINDKCLAMLPGPSNEMIPMLSDQVIPRLCSEGHCRLDEAYLQIRTMGIGESALENLLMPIFDKHEGLGVAYCAHQGMVDVRLSRGKGDYSRCAIQHIAKECRETLGADFVCYGDDSIAKVIFDHLRADEKTLAVAESCTGGLLSNAFTDIPGASKVFSGGIVCYNNDAKMELLGVPECIIAQHGAVSAETAVAMATGAAERLSTDYALSVTGFAGPSGGTAENPVGTIYIGYHAPCGTWCVRMVYPGERSTVKVRAVMRALDVMRRKLNKYKVEDALQALATGG from the coding sequence ATGCCGTCAAATCCGCGTGTAGAACTTCTCAATCTCGGTGACGAGCTCCTGCTCGGCATCCGCGAAAACTCCCACCTCGCCCACATCGGACGCGAGCTGGCCCGCCACGGCCTGCACCTCCAGCGCAACGTCTGCTTCAACGACGCGCCCGAGGACATCCGACGCTTTTTCAAGGAGAGCTGGGAGCAGTCCGACATCGTCATCACGACCGGCGGGCTCGGCCCGACCAGCGACGACAACACCCGCGAGGCCGTGGCCGAAGTTCTCGGCCGCAAGCTGATCTACTCCGACGAGATCGAGCAGGCCATTCGGGCACGTTTCGAGCGGCTGGGGCGCACCGTCACCCCGAACAATCTCAAGCAGTGCTACCTGCCCGAAGGTGCCGAAATCCTTCCCAATCCGAACGGAACCGCCCCCGGTATCTGGTTGAAAATCAACGATAAGTGCCTGGCGATGCTCCCCGGCCCATCCAACGAGATGATCCCCATGCTCTCGGACCAGGTCATCCCCCGACTCTGCTCGGAGGGCCACTGCCGGTTGGACGAAGCCTACCTGCAAATTCGCACCATGGGCATCGGCGAGAGCGCACTGGAAAACCTCCTGATGCCGATTTTCGACAAACATGAGGGGCTTGGCGTCGCCTACTGCGCCCATCAGGGCATGGTCGATGTGCGCCTCAGCCGTGGCAAGGGCGACTACTCCCGCTGCGCCATCCAGCACATCGCCAAGGAGTGCCGCGAAACGCTTGGAGCGGACTTTGTCTGCTATGGCGACGACTCCATCGCCAAGGTCATCTTCGACCACCTGCGGGCGGACGAAAAAACCCTCGCCGTGGCCGAATCCTGCACCGGCGGCCTGCTGTCGAACGCCTTTACCGACATTCCCGGCGCTTCCAAGGTCTTTTCCGGCGGCATTGTCTGCTATAACAATGATGCCAAAATGGAACTGCTCGGCGTGCCCGAGTGCATCATTGCCCAGCACGGAGCCGTCAGCGCGGAAACTGCCGTGGCCATGGCCACTGGCGCAGCCGAACGCCTCTCCACCGATTACGCCCTCTCCGTGACCGGCTTTGCCGGACCCAGCGGCGGCACCGCTGAGAACCCGGTCGGCACCATCTACATCGGCTACCACGCCCCCTGCGGCACCTGGTGCGTGCGGATGGTTTACCCCGGCGAACGCTCCACCGTCAAAGTCCGTGCCGTCATGCGCGCCCTCGATGTCATGCGCCGCAAGCTCAACAAGTACAAGGTCGAAGACGCCCTCCAGGCCCTCGCCACCGGCGGATAG
- a CDS encoding GOLPH3/VPS74 family protein → MLRFAEEIVLLALNDETGKISRNVPEQSLECAIAGALLMELDFMKRIEADPQNIVLAKSDPTGDPLLDETVSLLGKVGQATPIVKVLARLMVKADEFESRLLASLIHKGILKEQNKSFLWMKGERTYPMIDGREESEVRTRIRMIILTNTLPDPRDVAIISLMEACRLYRTVFLNEELGQCRKRIAQIAKMDFIGQGIARLLQLTDSKSLEEIAAS, encoded by the coding sequence ATGCTCCGATTCGCTGAAGAAATTGTCCTGCTGGCCCTGAACGACGAAACCGGAAAAATCAGCCGCAATGTGCCCGAGCAATCGCTCGAATGCGCCATCGCCGGTGCGCTGCTGATGGAACTGGATTTCATGAAGCGGATCGAAGCGGACCCTCAGAACATCGTGCTGGCCAAGTCCGACCCGACCGGCGACCCGCTGCTGGACGAGACCGTTTCGCTCCTGGGCAAAGTCGGCCAGGCCACCCCCATCGTCAAGGTGCTGGCACGCCTCATGGTGAAAGCGGACGAATTCGAGAGCCGCCTGCTGGCCTCGCTCATCCACAAGGGCATTCTCAAAGAACAGAACAAGTCCTTCCTGTGGATGAAGGGCGAGCGGACCTACCCGATGATCGACGGGCGCGAGGAGTCCGAGGTACGGACCCGCATCCGCATGATTATCCTGACCAACACGCTCCCGGATCCGCGCGATGTGGCCATCATCTCGCTCATGGAGGCCTGCCGGCTCTACCGCACCGTCTTTTTGAACGAGGAACTGGGCCAGTGCCGCAAGCGCATCGCCCAGATCGCGAAAATGGACTTCATCGGGCAAGGCATCGCCCGCCTGCTTCAGCTCACCGATTCCAAGTCTCTCGAAGAAATCGCAGCCAGTTGA
- the gndA gene encoding NADP-dependent phosphogluconate dehydrogenase: MSEAVSDIGLVGLAVMGQNLALNIADHGYKISVYNRTTSKMEEFVAAHPDTPGGLVGCAELKDFVASLKRPRKIIILVQAGRGTDAVIDGLVPLLEEGDIIIDGGNAYWHDTIRREKDLTSKGLRFIGSGVSGGEEGARFGPSLMPGGTPEAWEYLKPIWEAVSAKVDAKTGKPLEGAAPGKPVEGGVPCTAYIGENGAGHYVKMVHNGIEYGDMQMICEAYDLMRNLLGLSAAEMADIFKKWNTGILDSFLIEITGEVLAQNDPETGKAFVDIVLDTAGQKGTGKWTSISALDLGVPAPTVAEAVFARCLSAIKEERVAASKLIAAPTAKYEGDKGELIQAIHDALYCSKICSYAQGFQLMRSAAVEFGWKLNYGEIAQIWRGGCIIRAGFLQKITDAFAAQSDLANLLLDPYFKETVGKLEASWRKVVATAVTCGVSVPCFSSALAYFDGYRTANLPQNLLQAQRDFFGAHTYERTDKPRGEFFHIDWPDPKRPQIKS; this comes from the coding sequence ATGTCAGAAGCAGTCTCCGATATCGGGCTCGTCGGCCTCGCCGTCATGGGCCAGAACCTCGCCCTCAACATCGCCGACCACGGCTATAAGATTTCCGTCTATAACCGGACGACCTCCAAGATGGAGGAGTTTGTGGCGGCCCATCCCGACACGCCCGGCGGCCTCGTCGGCTGTGCCGAGCTGAAGGACTTCGTCGCCAGCCTCAAGCGCCCGCGCAAGATCATCATCCTCGTCCAGGCCGGTCGCGGCACGGACGCCGTCATCGACGGGCTCGTTCCGCTCCTGGAAGAGGGCGACATCATCATCGACGGTGGTAACGCCTACTGGCACGACACCATCCGCCGCGAGAAGGACCTGACCTCGAAGGGCCTGCGCTTCATCGGCTCCGGCGTCTCCGGCGGTGAGGAAGGCGCGCGCTTCGGCCCGTCGCTCATGCCCGGCGGCACCCCCGAGGCCTGGGAATACCTGAAGCCGATCTGGGAAGCCGTCTCCGCCAAGGTGGACGCCAAGACCGGCAAGCCGCTCGAAGGCGCCGCCCCCGGCAAGCCCGTTGAAGGCGGCGTGCCCTGCACCGCCTACATCGGCGAGAACGGCGCGGGCCACTACGTCAAGATGGTCCACAACGGCATCGAGTACGGCGACATGCAAATGATCTGCGAAGCCTACGACCTGATGCGCAACCTCCTCGGCCTGTCCGCTGCCGAGATGGCCGACATCTTCAAGAAGTGGAACACCGGCATCCTCGACTCCTTCCTGATCGAAATCACCGGCGAAGTCCTCGCCCAGAACGACCCTGAAACCGGCAAGGCCTTTGTGGACATCGTCCTCGACACCGCCGGCCAGAAGGGCACCGGCAAGTGGACCTCGATCAGCGCGCTTGACCTGGGCGTGCCCGCCCCGACTGTGGCCGAGGCCGTCTTTGCCCGCTGCCTGAGCGCGATCAAGGAAGAGCGCGTCGCCGCCTCCAAGCTCATTGCCGCCCCCACCGCCAAGTACGAAGGCGACAAGGGCGAGCTGATCCAGGCCATCCATGACGCCCTCTACTGCTCGAAGATCTGCTCCTACGCGCAGGGCTTCCAGCTCATGCGTTCCGCCGCCGTCGAGTTCGGCTGGAAGCTTAACTACGGCGAAATCGCCCAGATCTGGCGCGGCGGTTGCATCATCCGTGCCGGCTTCCTGCAAAAAATCACCGACGCCTTCGCGGCCCAGTCCGACCTGGCCAACCTCCTGCTCGACCCGTATTTCAAGGAAACCGTGGGCAAGCTCGAAGCCAGCTGGCGCAAGGTCGTCGCGACCGCCGTCACCTGCGGCGTCTCGGTCCCCTGCTTCAGCAGCGCCCTGGCCTACTTCGACGGCTACCGCACGGCCAACCTCCCGCAGAACCTTCTCCAGGCCCAGCGGGACTTCTTCGGCGCGCACACCTACGAGCGCACCGACAAGCCGCGTGGCGAGTTCTTCCACATCGACTGGCCCGACCCCAAGCGCCCCCAGATCAAATCCTAG
- the gnd gene encoding phosphogluconate dehydrogenase (NAD(+)-dependent, decarboxylating) translates to MQLGMVGLGRMGANMVRRLMKAGHTCVVYDTNPDSVAELVADGAVGASTLEEFVSKLEAPKAAWVMIPAAITDKVIGQLAELMDKGDIIIDGGNSYFRDDRRRAKELEPKGIHYIDCGTSGGVWGLERGYCLMIGGEDGPVQHLDPIFATIAPGEGDIDKTPGRPDGKGTAQKGYLHCGKAGAGHFVKMVHNGIEYGIMAAYAEGLDILKNANCDTRAQEVDAETAPSMHGDLDYDLDLGEISEVWRRGSVIASWLLDLTAASFVGDPKLEKFAGRVSDSGEGRWTIEAAIDSATPASVLTSALYSRFRSREEHAFADKVCSAMRYQFGGHLEKTGITPMA, encoded by the coding sequence ATGCAATTAGGAATGGTCGGCCTCGGCCGTATGGGTGCTAACATGGTGCGTCGCCTGATGAAGGCGGGACATACCTGCGTCGTTTATGATACGAACCCGGACAGCGTCGCCGAACTGGTGGCCGACGGTGCCGTCGGTGCCAGCACCCTCGAAGAATTTGTCTCCAAACTCGAAGCCCCCAAGGCTGCCTGGGTTATGATCCCGGCCGCCATCACCGACAAGGTAATCGGCCAGCTCGCCGAGCTCATGGACAAGGGCGACATCATCATCGACGGCGGTAACTCCTACTTCCGCGACGACCGCCGCCGGGCGAAAGAGCTGGAGCCGAAGGGCATCCACTACATCGACTGCGGCACTTCCGGCGGCGTCTGGGGCCTGGAACGCGGCTACTGCCTCATGATCGGCGGCGAAGACGGCCCCGTCCAGCACCTCGACCCGATTTTTGCTACCATCGCTCCCGGCGAAGGCGACATCGACAAGACCCCGGGCCGTCCCGACGGCAAAGGCACCGCGCAAAAGGGCTATCTGCACTGCGGCAAGGCCGGGGCCGGGCACTTCGTCAAGATGGTCCACAACGGCATCGAGTACGGCATCATGGCCGCCTACGCCGAAGGCCTCGACATCCTGAAAAACGCCAACTGCGACACCCGTGCGCAGGAAGTGGACGCCGAAACCGCGCCCTCCATGCATGGCGACCTCGACTACGACCTCGACCTGGGTGAAATCTCCGAAGTCTGGCGTCGCGGCTCTGTCATCGCTTCCTGGCTGCTCGACCTGACCGCCGCCTCCTTTGTCGGCGACCCGAAGCTGGAAAAGTTCGCTGGTCGCGTCTCCGACTCTGGCGAAGGCCGCTGGACCATCGAGGCCGCCATCGACTCAGCCACGCCCGCCTCCGTGCTGACCAGCGCCCTGTACTCGCGTTTCCGCTCGCGCGAGGAACACGCCTTCGCCGACAAGGTCTGCTCCGCCATGCGCTACCAGTTCGGTGGCCACCTGGAGAAGACCGGCATCACCCCGATGGCGTAA